In Thermosphaera sp., a genomic segment contains:
- a CDS encoding DMT family transporter: MKGVRRESLADFFGFLAIWVSISSASVLVVMSGAPAEVCAFWRTFITSIMFLPIALHRKNFSIKLHHLVAGFFLGLHFLMWMQSLFLLPVYQSTLIVVSYPVFNVVFDYIFFHEKPSFRKISGFIITLMLLAIFLKVSELHLNIGVFLALTASLFAAGYFQVGRYARYRVGEPILEYATPTYIIASLTALVYAIFNGSNILFYDATTYFYFILLALIPMIGGHTLMNYYMRKYSTSTVTSIALGEPFGAGLLGMILLGQSLSVFALFLGFLIVFCIIVLIQ, translated from the coding sequence TTGAAGGGGGTTAGACGAGAAAGCTTAGCGGATTTTTTCGGGTTCCTCGCCATATGGGTTTCAATCTCTTCTGCAAGCGTATTAGTGGTGATGTCTGGTGCTCCAGCGGAAGTATGCGCCTTCTGGAGAACATTCATTACTTCAATCATGTTCCTACCTATAGCACTACATCGCAAAAACTTTTCAATCAAGCTCCATCATTTGGTCGCGGGATTTTTCCTAGGACTCCATTTTTTGATGTGGATGCAAAGTTTATTCCTGCTCCCAGTTTACCAAAGCACGTTGATCGTGGTCTCATATCCCGTCTTTAACGTCGTTTTCGACTATATTTTCTTTCACGAGAAACCAAGTTTTAGAAAGATCTCCGGGTTCATTATAACCCTTATGTTATTGGCGATATTCCTGAAGGTAAGTGAACTACACTTGAACATTGGGGTCTTTCTCGCCCTGACAGCTAGCCTATTTGCTGCTGGGTATTTTCAAGTTGGAAGATACGCGAGATACAGGGTTGGAGAGCCGATTTTGGAGTATGCTACTCCGACCTACATCATAGCGTCTTTAACGGCACTAGTATACGCTATTTTCAATGGATCAAACATATTGTTTTACGATGCCACGACATATTTCTATTTTATTCTACTAGCCCTTATACCGATGATCGGCGGGCACACCTTGATGAACTACTATATGAGGAAATATTCAACATCAACGGTGACCAGCATTGCTCTCGGAGAGCCTTTTGGAGCAGGATTACTTGGAATGATTCTCCTGGGTCAATCTTTGAGCGTTTTCGCCCTCTTTTTAGGCTTTTTAATAGTTTTTTGTATCATTGTGCTGATCCAGTGA
- the argS gene encoding arginine--tRNA ligase: protein MESIIEKCLYSHLEESIARVLGIPVEEVKRLRDEGRMKLSKTPDPKIGDYGIALHIFLKNIPRNNWTVIGEELIKDLTSHGFKETCKVLDVYFVNGYLNIRLDYSTIISTLLEDFLRGNYKTKLYSIGQGKTIIVEHTSANPVHPLHIGSGRNSVVGDTFSRLSRKLGFNVLTRFYVNDLGRQVAVLAYAVSKLRKNNIHPDPSVKTDHWYGIVYASANVIMMIRKLSAELTAVEKSFFKALKDFAREYESSISSNPDLRTRLETFIKYEYLVHDPVRTLSKFSREFKLLMKTQDSSSKKTIESLLRKVKPLLDNFKEIYKEYLSYIRAAKTLQVLNHVVYSTLEKEIVSYEAAEEEIKTIMVKSERGDPEALNLVKQVSNEVLRGFRETLENYEIFFDGFDFESDKDVVELAQNVVEKLLSTRYVNIVDGAVELDLNKAAEEIEYVRTLFAPDSPGRFIVRRSDGTTLYVTRDIAYSILKFSRFGAEKVYNVIAIEQERAQKQLRAALKILGYDKEAENLIHFAYEMVQLKHMRMSGRRGTYYTMDELLIDMEKAIVEKQLDQAIRDKTKGEDIASLYHAIKGLAVANARTLLLSVEPGKVLYFDPDRIREFEHGTTIIYSFVRLGSILRKQWSLEPFESLETLKNMLLSEIMANGISGPIVNEEKNIIELLSSFTDTLRIAYEEMKPNKVLEYALSLSQELNKFYEKCNVIGERDVKLKNLRLLLVLSSFMVLLELLDILGLPRLRKL, encoded by the coding sequence TTGGAGAGCATTATTGAGAAGTGCCTATATAGTCATCTCGAGGAATCTATTGCCAGAGTCTTGGGGATCCCAGTAGAGGAGGTTAAGAGGCTACGTGATGAAGGAAGAATGAAATTATCGAAAACCCCAGACCCCAAGATCGGGGATTATGGGATAGCGCTTCACATTTTCCTGAAGAATATCCCCAGGAATAATTGGACTGTTATCGGCGAAGAACTGATCAAAGACTTAACTAGTCACGGATTCAAGGAGACCTGCAAAGTGCTCGATGTTTATTTCGTAAATGGTTATCTAAACATTCGTTTAGACTACTCGACAATTATCTCCACTCTACTTGAAGACTTCCTTAGAGGCAATTACAAAACTAAGCTTTATTCTATTGGACAAGGTAAGACTATAATCGTTGAACATACTAGTGCAAACCCTGTACACCCTCTTCACATAGGGAGCGGGAGAAATAGTGTGGTTGGAGATACTTTTTCAAGACTTTCACGTAAGCTTGGCTTCAATGTTTTGACTCGCTTCTATGTTAACGACTTGGGGCGTCAAGTCGCTGTTCTCGCGTACGCGGTTTCAAAACTCAGAAAGAACAATATACACCCGGATCCTAGTGTGAAAACGGATCATTGGTATGGAATAGTATACGCCTCAGCAAACGTTATAATGATGATACGCAAGTTATCCGCAGAACTCACTGCGGTGGAGAAATCGTTTTTCAAAGCCCTGAAGGATTTTGCTCGTGAGTACGAATCTTCTATTTCATCAAACCCAGATTTGAGGACGCGGCTTGAGACATTCATAAAGTATGAATACTTAGTTCACGACCCTGTGAGAACATTGTCTAAGTTTTCAAGAGAATTCAAACTACTTATGAAGACGCAGGATTCTTCCTCGAAAAAAACTATTGAATCGCTATTAAGGAAGGTAAAGCCTTTATTAGACAACTTCAAGGAGATATATAAAGAATACCTGTCTTATATCAGGGCTGCGAAAACTCTACAAGTCTTAAACCACGTAGTTTATTCAACCCTTGAGAAGGAGATAGTAAGCTATGAAGCGGCGGAAGAAGAAATAAAAACCATTATGGTCAAGAGCGAGCGTGGAGATCCGGAGGCGCTAAATCTTGTAAAACAAGTTAGTAACGAGGTTTTGAGAGGCTTTAGGGAGACTCTTGAGAACTATGAGATCTTTTTCGACGGGTTTGATTTCGAATCGGATAAGGATGTTGTAGAACTCGCCCAGAATGTCGTTGAGAAACTTCTTTCGACTAGATATGTAAATATTGTCGACGGTGCTGTCGAGCTCGATTTGAATAAGGCGGCAGAAGAGATCGAGTATGTCCGCACACTATTCGCCCCTGATAGCCCAGGCAGGTTTATCGTAAGGAGGAGCGATGGAACCACACTTTACGTTACCCGCGATATAGCATATAGCATATTGAAGTTTTCAAGATTTGGAGCGGAGAAAGTATACAATGTTATCGCAATAGAGCAAGAACGTGCTCAAAAACAACTAAGGGCGGCTCTTAAAATTCTAGGGTATGATAAGGAAGCCGAGAACCTGATTCACTTCGCATATGAAATGGTTCAATTAAAGCACATGCGAATGAGTGGTAGGCGGGGAACATATTATACGATGGACGAGCTCCTAATAGATATGGAGAAAGCGATAGTGGAGAAACAACTGGACCAAGCAATCAGAGATAAAACTAAGGGAGAAGACATCGCCTCATTATATCATGCTATTAAGGGCTTGGCTGTCGCTAATGCTAGGACACTGCTTCTCTCCGTCGAACCTGGTAAGGTGCTATACTTTGATCCCGACAGGATTAGGGAGTTTGAACATGGAACTACAATAATCTATTCCTTTGTAAGGCTTGGAAGCATTCTCAGAAAACAATGGAGTCTCGAGCCTTTTGAAAGCCTCGAAACTTTGAAAAACATGTTGTTGAGCGAAATAATGGCCAACGGGATATCCGGTCCCATCGTCAACGAGGAGAAGAACATAATAGAGTTATTGTCATCTTTTACGGACACTTTGAGGATTGCCTACGAGGAGATGAAGCCTAATAAAGTGTTAGAGTATGCTCTAAGCTTATCTCAGGAATTGAACAAGTTCTATGAGAAGTGCAACGTTATAGGTGAGAGAGATGTCAAGCTTAAGAATCTCAGGCTCCTATTAGTCCTCTCTAGCTTCATGGTTCTACTAGAGTTGTTGGATATACTAGGATTGCCAAGGTTGAGGAAGCTTTGA
- a CDS encoding aldehyde ferredoxin oxidoreductase N-terminal domain-containing protein, with amino-acid sequence MGQTRTYRALFIDVGEKKHWIEEFPLSEVFSPISLGLKLHLERFKTWSKPVYDPSNALVLGSGLFAGSKLYGAHRFIAVFRSPLTKGLHASAMGGAAYQFNVNADAIVILGKSLKPLILKIYDEGDGEPRVEYHEVSEDMLINIWKGYGGFKGVYALQAYLTDLFRDFYETYNGRSILVGPASKNTNIGALASITLVRGKMDYGSEDFAARAGGGSILYRAHGVAAIIYGGRFDKSSRIPQELRDLRSVNEIFQELAKKAYVEFVIESGTKYRYDPKMNTGGTLGGNYPHLKVTTPMFNWNMIYYSKDVREKLHSLIIKHIWEPFNKEAIETRSWKTCGEPCPLACKKVRLGKYKSDYEPYNGLGPFIGVFDIHDAEKIVEAADAYGFDAIEVGQVIGFIFEALHKGLLKPDEVGLQSKPFFDPAKYSIEHSKHNADLALRVIESLAFASNPVLRLIGEEGLRYAAKLLDTIYKERVEELKIKFSDIPVYAVFGERGHITPNYYWTPGLIAPLPVLGKYWTVYTGVFMEPEEFAVKSYERALYEALLEDMGFCRFHRGWAEKHVPTLLEKYYGVEKPLEKIKHLYKQISTYQELAGASPVFWDSMKAIDFMSKASEEYQNQKWASLFTIDKYKAAHEWWVKFNEKINELNA; translated from the coding sequence ATGGGTCAAACACGAACGTATCGGGCATTATTTATTGATGTCGGTGAAAAGAAGCACTGGATTGAAGAATTCCCGTTGAGCGAGGTGTTCAGCCCTATATCCCTTGGCTTGAAGCTCCACTTGGAGAGGTTTAAAACGTGGAGCAAGCCCGTTTACGATCCAAGCAACGCCCTGGTCCTGGGCTCTGGCTTGTTTGCTGGAAGTAAACTTTACGGTGCTCACAGATTCATCGCGGTCTTCCGAAGCCCTCTTACCAAGGGTTTGCATGCTTCGGCGATGGGCGGAGCCGCATATCAGTTCAATGTTAATGCCGACGCAATCGTTATCCTGGGTAAGAGCTTGAAACCATTAATTCTCAAGATTTACGACGAGGGAGATGGAGAACCCAGAGTGGAGTATCATGAAGTATCAGAGGACATGCTGATAAACATATGGAAAGGCTACGGCGGCTTCAAGGGCGTTTACGCGCTTCAAGCGTACCTAACCGACTTGTTCCGGGATTTCTATGAAACTTACAACGGGAGGAGCATTCTCGTTGGTCCTGCATCGAAGAATACCAACATCGGAGCCTTAGCCTCTATAACTTTGGTCAGGGGGAAGATGGATTATGGAAGCGAAGACTTCGCTGCGAGAGCGGGAGGAGGAAGCATTCTCTACAGGGCTCATGGAGTTGCAGCAATCATCTACGGTGGACGCTTTGACAAATCATCCCGCATTCCCCAGGAGCTCAGGGATTTGAGAAGCGTAAATGAAATATTCCAGGAACTAGCCAAGAAAGCATACGTAGAATTCGTGATCGAGTCTGGAACCAAATACAGGTATGATCCGAAGATGAACACTGGGGGGACCTTGGGCGGAAACTACCCTCATCTAAAGGTTACTACACCGATGTTCAATTGGAACATGATATACTATTCAAAAGATGTCAGGGAGAAACTCCACTCCCTCATAATTAAACATATCTGGGAACCCTTCAATAAGGAGGCTATTGAGACCAGGAGCTGGAAGACCTGTGGAGAACCGTGCCCTCTTGCATGTAAGAAAGTAAGATTAGGCAAGTACAAGAGTGATTACGAGCCTTACAACGGATTGGGCCCCTTCATAGGAGTTTTCGATATTCATGATGCTGAGAAGATCGTTGAGGCTGCAGACGCCTACGGGTTTGACGCGATCGAAGTCGGGCAAGTCATAGGCTTCATATTTGAAGCGCTTCACAAGGGTTTGTTAAAACCCGATGAAGTAGGATTGCAGTCAAAACCGTTCTTCGACCCTGCCAAGTACTCGATAGAGCATAGTAAGCATAATGCCGACCTTGCACTCCGGGTTATCGAATCACTAGCGTTCGCTTCAAACCCTGTTCTCAGATTAATTGGCGAAGAAGGTTTGAGGTATGCTGCCAAATTGCTTGATACTATTTACAAGGAGAGAGTTGAGGAGTTGAAGATTAAGTTCAGTGATATACCCGTCTACGCCGTGTTCGGGGAGAGGGGGCACATTACGCCGAACTACTACTGGACTCCGGGATTGATAGCCCCTCTTCCCGTTCTCGGCAAGTACTGGACCGTATACACCGGCGTCTTCATGGAGCCCGAGGAGTTTGCCGTGAAATCTTACGAGAGAGCCTTGTATGAGGCATTGCTCGAGGACATGGGCTTCTGTAGATTCCACAGAGGCTGGGCTGAGAAACACGTCCCCACTCTTCTCGAGAAGTATTATGGAGTAGAGAAGCCGCTGGAAAAAATTAAGCATCTATACAAGCAGATATCAACATATCAAGAGCTAGCTGGGGCTTCGCCTGTGTTCTGGGACTCAATGAAAGCAATAGATTTCATGTCCAAGGCTAGTGAGGAATATCAAAATCAGAAATGGGCGAGCTTGTTCACTATAGATAAATATAAAGCAGCACATGAATGGTGGGTAAAGTTCAACGAGAAAATCAATGAGTTAAACGCCTGA
- a CDS encoding NfeD family protein, with translation MGKRLARLFFSYVVIIFLATSIFALFNSSLASGETLSSAVMLTIESPWDTIDEGVKECFIDALRYAESQGKVFIYRVDSYGGYLDSAFSIGDALLNAKVPTIAYVHKNKALSAGTLILLPADILAVQKYSIIGAMQPITINPVTGEIVYINESKVLNPIIKSAEAYSSRAGRNTTLVELFIRQAVVVNSSEAVSLGVADLEVSSLEELLERVNGRKVIIDGKDYVIDVKSYSIEEFPCGLRSRLISFLMNSYVANLFVTIGLLGTIFALVSGRLTVLPLTILFLLLGLVSVGVSANYIAIFLVILGATLLAVELFIIPGFGIIGISGILLLAFGFALLPTYIPTGVSPAVEYINTIRTVIIVTTLFLSSVFAVMIYKVLRVRKKTPIQFSPAGKKGRTLDWIKPGEMGFVKIEGEYWRAVSDEIIPPDTEIIVVEILENGVLKVRKSVASS, from the coding sequence TTGGGGAAGCGCTTAGCTCGCTTGTTTTTTTCCTACGTCGTAATCATTTTCCTAGCGACCTCTATCTTCGCTCTATTTAACTCTAGCCTCGCATCGGGCGAGACCTTATCATCCGCGGTAATGCTAACGATAGAATCACCATGGGATACGATCGACGAGGGAGTGAAGGAGTGTTTCATAGATGCGCTGAGATATGCCGAGTCCCAGGGAAAGGTGTTCATTTACAGGGTAGACTCATACGGAGGGTATTTGGATTCGGCGTTCAGCATAGGTGATGCATTGCTTAATGCTAAAGTACCGACCATTGCTTATGTTCACAAGAATAAGGCTTTGAGCGCCGGCACGCTTATTCTGTTGCCAGCAGATATTCTAGCTGTTCAAAAATATTCTATCATAGGGGCGATGCAACCAATTACCATCAACCCTGTTACGGGGGAAATAGTCTATATCAACGAGTCGAAAGTCTTAAACCCCATAATAAAGAGCGCTGAGGCATATTCTTCAAGGGCCGGGAGGAACACAACGTTAGTCGAGCTTTTCATAAGGCAAGCAGTAGTGGTAAATTCATCGGAAGCCGTATCCCTCGGGGTCGCGGACCTCGAGGTCTCAAGCCTAGAGGAATTATTGGAGAGAGTGAACGGGAGGAAAGTAATTATTGATGGAAAAGATTATGTCATCGATGTTAAATCGTACTCGATCGAGGAGTTCCCCTGCGGATTGAGATCCCGCCTTATCTCCTTCCTCATGAACTCTTACGTTGCAAACCTCTTCGTCACGATAGGGTTGTTGGGGACGATTTTTGCATTAGTATCTGGGAGGCTTACAGTCCTACCTTTGACGATCCTATTCCTCTTATTGGGATTGGTATCGGTTGGAGTTAGCGCTAACTACATCGCCATATTCCTTGTCATCCTCGGCGCCACATTACTAGCAGTAGAACTCTTCATCATTCCAGGTTTCGGCATTATCGGGATAAGCGGTATTCTACTGCTTGCGTTTGGGTTCGCACTACTGCCAACTTATATTCCGACTGGAGTTTCCCCTGCTGTAGAGTATATTAACACGATAAGAACAGTTATAATCGTGACGACGCTGTTTTTGTCAAGCGTGTTTGCAGTGATGATTTACAAGGTGTTGAGAGTGCGGAAGAAGACCCCTATACAATTCTCCCCTGCTGGAAAGAAGGGAAGAACACTCGACTGGATCAAACCTGGCGAAATGGGTTTTGTGAAGATAGAGGGTGAGTATTGGAGAGCGGTCTCCGATGAAATTATTCCCCCTGACACAGAGATTATAGTTGTTGAAATACTTGAGAATGGTGTGTTAAAGGTAAGGAAATCGGTTGCTTCATCTTAA
- a CDS encoding slipin family protein, whose translation MDPFTLLILIAIILFIGIPLLSSSIKIIREYERAVVFRLGRLLGAKGPGIIVIIPFFDNIAKVDLRIVTVDVPKQEIITKDNVSVKVDAVIYYRVIDPISAITKVANFHYSVSLLGQTVLRDVLGQAELDDLLSRREELNKRISGILDEMAMPWGIKISAVTIKSVELPEELMRAMAKQAEAERWRRARIIEAEGERQASQILGEAAKVYEEHPTALRLRELQTLIEVAREKALVVVTETGASSTGAAIASYKALKEFEKKQGG comes from the coding sequence TTGGATCCATTTACTCTCTTGATATTAATAGCAATAATTCTCTTCATAGGCATACCTCTCTTGTCTTCGAGCATAAAGATCATAAGAGAATACGAGAGAGCAGTTGTCTTTAGGCTCGGAAGATTACTGGGCGCCAAGGGACCTGGAATCATTGTTATCATTCCATTCTTTGATAATATCGCTAAAGTCGACCTCAGAATAGTAACGGTGGATGTGCCCAAGCAGGAGATCATTACTAAGGATAACGTTAGCGTGAAGGTCGACGCCGTGATATACTACAGGGTAATAGACCCAATCTCGGCGATCACTAAGGTCGCTAACTTTCATTATAGTGTGAGCCTACTGGGCCAAACAGTGTTGAGAGACGTGCTCGGGCAGGCTGAGCTAGACGACTTGTTGTCAAGGCGCGAGGAGTTGAACAAGAGGATCTCAGGGATTCTCGACGAAATGGCCATGCCGTGGGGGATTAAGATATCTGCGGTAACCATTAAGTCTGTCGAGCTCCCAGAAGAATTGATGAGAGCTATGGCTAAGCAAGCTGAAGCCGAGAGGTGGAGGAGGGCGAGAATCATTGAAGCGGAGGGTGAAAGACAAGCTTCTCAGATTCTAGGTGAGGCCGCTAAAGTATATGAGGAGCATCCGACAGCGTTAAGGCTGCGAGAGTTGCAAACGCTCATAGAGGTGGCGCGGGAGAAAGCGTTAGTAGTCGTGACCGAGACGGGGGCTTCCTCAACCGGAGCGGCTATAGCGTCCTACAAAGCATTAAAGGAGTTTGAAAAGAAGCAGGGAGGATGA
- a CDS encoding cation diffusion facilitator family transporter: MSKRKAGYLEGWTSVALNTLLFALKYYAAIVSHSVALVADAFHTLSDSMTSIVLLLGVKWGFKAPDKEHPFGHQRLETIASIVIAVMLGVVGFEFFKQSLDKLISRESLVYSNIALGVMVFSAVAKEALARWALRLGESYGMESVKADAWHHRSDAVASFLIVIGLLVGETYWWVDGVLGFLVSLLIVYTAWSLIKAASDKVIGRSPRPEEEEELKTIVYSTVPRAKDLHHIHIHEYGDHVEATLHIRLDSKISLEEAHKLATEIEEAVKKKKGWEVTVHVEPDKRVEYQHSTD; the protein is encoded by the coding sequence TTGAGTAAGCGGAAAGCTGGCTATTTGGAAGGCTGGACCTCCGTTGCATTAAATACCCTCCTCTTTGCATTGAAATATTACGCAGCCATAGTTTCCCACTCTGTTGCATTAGTTGCTGATGCATTCCACACGCTGTCGGACAGTATGACGTCGATAGTTCTACTCCTGGGTGTGAAATGGGGGTTCAAGGCTCCTGACAAGGAGCATCCCTTTGGACACCAGAGATTAGAAACTATTGCATCAATAGTTATAGCGGTGATGCTTGGAGTTGTGGGGTTTGAGTTTTTCAAGCAGAGCCTTGATAAGCTGATCTCCCGTGAGTCGCTAGTTTACTCTAATATTGCCCTAGGGGTAATGGTTTTTTCAGCGGTAGCCAAGGAGGCCTTAGCCCGCTGGGCATTAAGGCTGGGTGAATCGTATGGGATGGAGAGCGTGAAGGCTGATGCCTGGCATCACAGGAGCGATGCAGTGGCATCGTTTCTGATCGTTATCGGTCTACTCGTTGGAGAAACGTATTGGTGGGTGGACGGGGTTCTCGGCTTCCTCGTATCTCTCCTCATAGTTTACACCGCGTGGTCGTTAATCAAAGCCGCCTCTGATAAAGTAATTGGGAGAAGCCCGAGGCCTGAGGAAGAGGAGGAACTAAAGACCATAGTGTATTCAACGGTGCCCAGGGCGAAAGATCTCCACCACATCCACATACACGAATACGGTGACCACGTTGAAGCGACGCTTCACATAAGGCTTGACAGTAAGATCAGCCTTGAAGAGGCTCATAAACTGGCGACTGAGATTGAGGAGGCAGTGAAGAAAAAGAAGGGGTGGGAGGTAACCGTTCACGTTGAACCGGATAAACGGGTTGAGTACCAGCACTCAACCGATTAA
- a CDS encoding glycoside hydrolase family 13 protein, which translates to MVRKPVILVAILLVAMILVVSSLMIQHRPPLETADTQSPTTTTASTGEKHVEEVYVSMMTNELKCQPPNAPVYFAYTPFPNETVYKVSLAGDFTGWTPVPMDRLDNGTWVLLKCLPVGIVTYKYLINDVWVKDMSIDHYGLPVDPDADGYVDDGYGGKNAIRRVVFPSETLFFIHVEYDPVYISIADDMVIVRLYSSNAKDARLYVIVGNSTYNMKIQLWTDYVVVWYRELPLDEYFTYYFEADMGDRVLKIYKAPGEKTFNSNISLLFKQVPWVRSAVGYQIFPDRFYNGDPSNDVRGNETDELWLNELVKGVTPVFSAWNDPITSLHCCHQYFGGDLAGVYAKLDYLEGLGVKMIYLNPIFLSGSVHGYDPYDYTVVDPKYGNETILKLLLDEAHKRGMKVIFDFVPNHVGIGFWAFLDVYRNGPQSQYWNWFIIKKWPFKLGDPTAYECWWGFGSLPKLNHSNPEVKQYLFNVVLQWLEFGFDGFRIDAPLEVLEADSFYRELRSLVKERFPDAYIVAEIWTLDPEWLRGHHFDSFMNYALGRDILLEYAAGRKTGDQVFRDLFRYYSSIPVSVAGMGFNNIGSHDTSRILTDLGGGRLGDTPSRESIDRLRLLVTLQFMLPGMPVVFQGDERGLLGSSRYYDEQRYPIQWDKMIPDVYHHYSNLSRLKAIIPALQTSVLTLHSSNGSIVSFFRGYANEVLVVANNALNQTVYQLPSGTWVLIYPGEPRIVEREVSIDGLASFLLLRYEYAIELGLIG; encoded by the coding sequence GTGGTTAGGAAACCGGTTATCTTGGTCGCAATACTCCTCGTAGCAATGATTCTTGTAGTTTCATCACTCATGATTCAACATCGACCTCCACTTGAAACGGCGGATACGCAATCCCCCACTACGACGACAGCGTCTACCGGCGAGAAACACGTTGAAGAAGTTTACGTTTCCATGATGACTAACGAGTTGAAGTGTCAGCCTCCGAACGCTCCTGTTTATTTTGCATACACTCCTTTCCCGAATGAAACAGTTTACAAAGTATCTCTAGCAGGCGATTTCACCGGATGGACCCCCGTTCCAATGGATAGATTAGATAATGGTACATGGGTATTGCTGAAATGCCTACCTGTAGGGATTGTAACCTATAAGTATCTAATCAATGATGTGTGGGTCAAAGACATGTCGATAGACCATTACGGGCTACCTGTTGACCCAGATGCGGATGGCTATGTCGACGACGGATACGGCGGGAAGAATGCGATCCGGAGAGTGGTTTTCCCTTCTGAAACACTGTTTTTCATTCACGTGGAATACGATCCCGTCTATATATCTATTGCAGACGACATGGTGATCGTAAGACTTTATTCCTCAAACGCCAAGGATGCGCGATTATACGTGATCGTGGGAAACTCCACGTACAATATGAAGATACAGCTTTGGACGGACTACGTCGTAGTCTGGTACAGGGAGCTACCGTTGGACGAATACTTCACATACTACTTCGAAGCAGACATGGGTGACCGTGTTCTGAAAATATACAAGGCTCCGGGCGAGAAAACCTTCAACTCGAACATTTCACTTCTGTTCAAACAGGTACCGTGGGTGAGAAGCGCCGTAGGATATCAAATTTTCCCGGATAGATTCTACAACGGAGACCCTTCTAACGACGTCAGGGGAAACGAGACTGATGAATTATGGCTTAACGAACTTGTGAAAGGGGTTACTCCTGTATTCTCTGCGTGGAATGACCCAATAACTAGTTTACATTGTTGCCATCAATATTTCGGCGGGGACTTAGCGGGTGTCTATGCTAAACTCGATTATCTAGAGGGCTTAGGGGTAAAGATGATATACTTGAACCCTATTTTCCTATCAGGGAGTGTCCACGGTTACGATCCATACGACTACACGGTAGTCGACCCTAAGTACGGTAATGAAACGATCTTAAAGCTCCTACTAGACGAGGCCCACAAGCGGGGGATGAAGGTCATATTCGACTTCGTCCCCAATCACGTCGGAATAGGCTTCTGGGCCTTCTTGGACGTTTACAGGAACGGGCCTCAAAGCCAGTATTGGAACTGGTTTATTATAAAGAAGTGGCCGTTCAAGCTAGGCGACCCAACAGCTTACGAATGCTGGTGGGGATTCGGGAGCCTCCCGAAGCTCAATCACTCCAACCCCGAGGTCAAGCAATACCTGTTCAACGTAGTTTTACAATGGCTTGAATTCGGCTTCGACGGCTTCAGGATCGACGCCCCTCTCGAGGTGTTGGAGGCTGACTCCTTCTACAGGGAGCTAAGAAGCCTGGTTAAGGAGAGGTTTCCAGATGCCTACATAGTTGCTGAAATATGGACGCTTGACCCCGAATGGCTTAGAGGCCACCACTTTGACAGCTTCATGAACTACGCCTTGGGGAGAGATATTCTCCTAGAATACGCCGCGGGGAGAAAAACCGGCGATCAAGTCTTCCGGGATCTTTTCAGGTATTACTCATCAATCCCCGTGTCAGTGGCCGGCATGGGGTTTAACAACATCGGGTCTCACGACACCTCGAGGATACTGACAGATTTAGGTGGGGGCAGGCTCGGGGACACTCCATCAAGGGAATCCATTGATAGATTAAGACTTCTGGTAACTCTTCAATTCATGCTGCCCGGTATGCCTGTTGTTTTTCAGGGGGATGAGAGGGGGCTATTAGGCTCTTCCCGTTACTATGATGAACAGAGGTATCCTATACAGTGGGATAAGATGATTCCAGATGTATATCATCATTACTCCAACCTTTCAAGGCTGAAGGCTATTATTCCTGCTCTGCAGACAAGCGTATTAACCCTTCACAGCTCCAACGGCTCTATAGTATCATTCTTCAGGGGGTATGCGAACGAGGTACTAGTGGTGGCTAACAATGCCTTAAATCAGACCGTCTATCAGCTTCCAAGCGGGACGTGGGTTTTGATATACCCCGGTGAGCCAAGGATTGTTGAGAGAGAAGTGTCGATAGATGGCCTGGCAAGCTTCCTGCTACTGAGATACGAGTACGCAATAGAGCTTGGGTTAATCGGTTGA